A region of Arabidopsis thaliana chromosome 5, partial sequence DNA encodes the following proteins:
- a CDS encoding alpha/beta-Hydrolases superfamily protein (alpha/beta-Hydrolases superfamily protein; FUNCTIONS IN: hydrolase activity; LOCATED IN: endomembrane system; EXPRESSED IN: 13 plant structures; EXPRESSED DURING: 8 growth stages; CONTAINS InterPro DOMAIN/s: Alpha/beta hydrolase fold-1 (InterPro:IPR000073); BEST Arabidopsis thaliana protein match is: alpha/beta-Hydrolases superfamily protein (TAIR:AT5G17720.1); Has 7857 Blast hits to 7854 proteins in 1332 species: Archae - 48; Bacteria - 4836; Metazoa - 288; Fungi - 267; Plants - 239; Viruses - 3; Other Eukaryotes - 2176 (source: NCBI BLink).) yields the protein MSFPRKFGTAIHAALSFIVFFFLDLLDAILCVVYEFVDEILEENSTGCYCTAAAPQSQTTDENELSSETLFGRRNIFRGMWFLGFAREFKSKLSRKLRKSKIHQESVNRWSDCGCKSCKSWTKNEDGNLHVVVKDSTSREYSVQEPSENVIFIHGFMGSSHFWTETVFEHIQKDDYRLLAIDLLGFGESPKPRDSLYTLKDHVDTIERSVIKPYQLDSFHVVAHSMGCLIALALAAKHSNIVKSVTLVAPPYFPSSVEGSVLNRIARKRLWPPLAFGTAVMSWYEHIGRCVCFIICKHHKIWEWLIKLCIGKREIHWKIKDITRHTHHSAWHSMHNVICGGSKVADEHLETLIKSGVKIHLMQGDCDQIVPSHCSGNMKRTFPAVEVDIITGADHDSMISGRGEEFAEKLESIWCSC from the exons ATGTCTTTCCCGAGAAAATTCGGGACAGCGATTCACGCCGCTCTATCTTTTAtcgtcttctttttcttggacCTCCTCGACGCGATTCTCTGTGTCGTTTACGAGTTCGTCGATGagattttggaagaaaacTCAACAGGTTGTTACTGCACGGCGGCGGCTCCTCAAAGTCAAACCACCGACGAAAATGAGTTGTCGTCGGAGACTTTATTCGGGAGGAGAAACATTTTCCGGGGAATGTGGTTTCTGGGATTCGCGAGAGAATTCAAATCCAAGCTTTCCCGGAAACTGAGAAAATCTAAGATTCATCAAGAGTCAGTGAATCGATGGTCAGATTGTGGATGCAAATCTTGCAAGTCATGGACTAAGAACGAAGATGGGAATCTTCACGTCGTGGTCAAAGATTCTACTTCTCGAG agtactCTGTTCAAGAACCGTCCGAGAATGTAATATTCATACACGGTTTTATGGGGTCATCACATTTTTGGACAGAAACTGTATTTGAACACATTCAAAAAGATGATTATAGGCTCCTCGCGATCGATCTTTTGGGATTCGGGGAGAGTCCTAAGCCAAGGGATAGTCTCTATACATTGAAAGATCATGTGGATACGATAGAGAGATCTGTCATTAAGCCATACCAATTAGATTCTTTTCATGTGGTTGCACATTCAATGGGTTGCTTAATTGCTCTTGCTTTGGCTGCTAAACATTCCAACATTGTTAAATCCGTTACTCTTGTTGCACCG CCTTATTTTCCTTCATCGGTAGAAGGATCGGTCTTGAACCGAATCGCTAGAAAGCGGTTGTGGCCACCGCTTGCGTTTGGGACAGCGGTGATGTCTTGGTATGAACATATTGGTAGATGCGTATGTTTCATAATCTGCAAGCATCATAAGATATGGGAGTGGCTAATCAAGCTATGTATAGGTAAAAG GGAGATTCATTGGAAGATCAAGGACATAACAAGGCACACACATCACTCTGCATGGCATAGTATGCACAATGTGATATGTGGTGGCTCCAAAGTCGCTGATGAACATcttgaaaccctaataaagTCTGGCGTTAAGATTCACTTGATGCAAGGCGACTGTGACCAAATCGTTCCTTCACATTGCTCTGGCAACATGAAGAGGACTTTTCCGGCGGTGGAAGTTGATATCATTACTGGTGCTGATCATGATAGTATGATAAGCggaagaggagaagagtttGCTGAGAAATTGGAGAGCATTTGGTGTTCATGTTAA
- a CDS encoding alpha/beta-Hydrolases superfamily protein (alpha/beta-Hydrolases superfamily protein; FUNCTIONS IN: hydrolase activity; LOCATED IN: endomembrane system; EXPRESSED IN: 13 plant structures; EXPRESSED DURING: 8 growth stages; CONTAINS InterPro DOMAIN/s: Alpha/beta hydrolase fold-1 (InterPro:IPR000073); BEST Arabidopsis thaliana protein match is: alpha/beta-Hydrolases superfamily protein (TAIR:AT5G17720.1); Has 30201 Blast hits to 17322 proteins in 780 species: Archae - 12; Bacteria - 1396; Metazoa - 17338; Fungi - 3422; Plants - 5037; Viruses - 0; Other Eukaryotes - 2996 (source: NCBI BLink).), producing MSFPRKFGTAIHAALSFIVFFFLDLLDAILCVVYEFVDEILEENSTGCYCTAAAPQSQTTDENELSSETLFGRRNIFRGMWFLGFAREFKSKLSRKLRKSKIHQESVNRWSDCGCKSCKSWTKNEDGNLHVVVKDSTSRETEYSVQEPSENVIFIHGFMGSSHFWTETVFEHIQKDDYRLLAIDLLGFGESPKPRDSLYTLKDHVDTIERSVIKPYQLDSFHVVAHSMGCLIALALAAKHSNIVKSVTLVAPPYFPSSVEGSVLNRIARKRLWPPLAFGTAVMSWYEHIGRCVCFIICKHHKIWEWLIKLCIGKREIHWKIKDITRHTHHSAWHSMHNVICGGSKVADEHLETLIKSGVKIHLMQGDCDQIVPSHCSGNMKRTFPAVEVDIITGADHDSMISGRGEEFAEKLESIWCSC from the exons ATGTCTTTCCCGAGAAAATTCGGGACAGCGATTCACGCCGCTCTATCTTTTAtcgtcttctttttcttggacCTCCTCGACGCGATTCTCTGTGTCGTTTACGAGTTCGTCGATGagattttggaagaaaacTCAACAGGTTGTTACTGCACGGCGGCGGCTCCTCAAAGTCAAACCACCGACGAAAATGAGTTGTCGTCGGAGACTTTATTCGGGAGGAGAAACATTTTCCGGGGAATGTGGTTTCTGGGATTCGCGAGAGAATTCAAATCCAAGCTTTCCCGGAAACTGAGAAAATCTAAGATTCATCAAGAGTCAGTGAATCGATGGTCAGATTGTGGATGCAAATCTTGCAAGTCATGGACTAAGAACGAAGATGGGAATCTTCACGTCGTGGTCAAAGATTCTACTTCTCGAG aaacagagtactCTGTTCAAGAACCGTCCGAGAATGTAATATTCATACACGGTTTTATGGGGTCATCACATTTTTGGACAGAAACTGTATTTGAACACATTCAAAAAGATGATTATAGGCTCCTCGCGATCGATCTTTTGGGATTCGGGGAGAGTCCTAAGCCAAGGGATAGTCTCTATACATTGAAAGATCATGTGGATACGATAGAGAGATCTGTCATTAAGCCATACCAATTAGATTCTTTTCATGTGGTTGCACATTCAATGGGTTGCTTAATTGCTCTTGCTTTGGCTGCTAAACATTCCAACATTGTTAAATCCGTTACTCTTGTTGCACCG CCTTATTTTCCTTCATCGGTAGAAGGATCGGTCTTGAACCGAATCGCTAGAAAGCGGTTGTGGCCACCGCTTGCGTTTGGGACAGCGGTGATGTCTTGGTATGAACATATTGGTAGATGCGTATGTTTCATAATCTGCAAGCATCATAAGATATGGGAGTGGCTAATCAAGCTATGTATAGGTAAAAG GGAGATTCATTGGAAGATCAAGGACATAACAAGGCACACACATCACTCTGCATGGCATAGTATGCACAATGTGATATGTGGTGGCTCCAAAGTCGCTGATGAACATcttgaaaccctaataaagTCTGGCGTTAAGATTCACTTGATGCAAGGCGACTGTGACCAAATCGTTCCTTCACATTGCTCTGGCAACATGAAGAGGACTTTTCCGGCGGTGGAAGTTGATATCATTACTGGTGCTGATCATGATAGTATGATAAGCggaagaggagaagagtttGCTGAGAAATTGGAGAGCATTTGGTGTTCATGTTAA